One genomic segment of Paenibacillus xylanexedens includes these proteins:
- the rnhA gene encoding ribonuclease H, with product MAKQKYYVVWEGKKPGVYNTWADCKAQTDHYTGAKYKSYESKTAAEEAYRAGWKGNWGSSAGGASKTKSAGSGRSAGMETSEEVDYDSISVDVGTRGNPGPVEYKGVDTRTGEVIFSVGPISKGTNNLGEFLAIVHALAHLKKEGSTKTVYTDSVNAMKWLKQKKVATTLPRDNSTEEIWLMIDRAEQWLQTNTYSNKVLKWQTKQWGEIKADYGRK from the coding sequence GTGGCAAAACAGAAATACTATGTTGTCTGGGAAGGCAAGAAGCCGGGTGTGTATAACACATGGGCAGATTGCAAAGCGCAGACGGATCATTATACTGGAGCAAAATATAAATCCTATGAGTCCAAAACAGCCGCCGAAGAAGCGTATCGTGCTGGATGGAAAGGGAACTGGGGTTCAAGTGCAGGCGGAGCGTCAAAGACCAAGTCGGCTGGTAGCGGAAGAAGTGCTGGCATGGAAACGTCAGAGGAAGTGGATTACGACAGCATCTCTGTTGATGTGGGCACACGTGGTAACCCCGGACCTGTAGAATACAAAGGGGTAGACACCCGCACTGGTGAGGTTATTTTCTCCGTCGGACCGATCTCCAAAGGCACGAACAATCTGGGCGAATTTTTAGCCATTGTACATGCCCTCGCACATCTGAAGAAAGAAGGCAGTACCAAAACGGTGTATACCGACTCGGTCAATGCCATGAAATGGCTAAAGCAGAAAAAAGTAGCCACGACCTTACCAAGAGACAACTCCACGGAAGAGATCTGGTTGATGATTGATCGTGCGGAGCAGTGGCTCCAGACGAATACGTACAGCAATAAAGTGCTAAAATGGCAGACCAAGCAGTGGGGCGAAATCAAGGCCGATTACGGCCGAAAGTAA
- a CDS encoding DUF421 domain-containing protein, with amino-acid sequence MDWIWKSVLLVLIGMILLRIAGRKSISQMSVATTVIMISIGTTIVQPIANHELGKAIGSASVFIATLLVVEQLQLKFNVFERLMSGSSKIVVEDGKVIIPNLKSMRYTIDQLEMHMRQNGITSVDDLETATVEPNGQLGYVLKRHARPVTIGDLEEILQNYTITGSSPTTGDQPQQHNSSKSSTPNDNSTDIFQEVSKGAHAHPVDPKLQ; translated from the coding sequence ATGGACTGGATATGGAAATCTGTTTTACTTGTACTTATCGGCATGATTCTGCTGCGCATTGCAGGACGCAAGTCGATCTCACAGATGAGTGTCGCCACAACCGTCATCATGATCTCCATCGGAACAACGATTGTGCAGCCCATCGCGAATCATGAGCTTGGCAAAGCGATTGGATCGGCATCGGTATTCATCGCGACATTGCTTGTGGTGGAACAGCTGCAATTGAAATTTAATGTTTTTGAACGGCTAATGAGTGGCAGTTCCAAAATTGTGGTAGAGGACGGAAAGGTCATTATCCCGAATCTGAAAAGTATGCGTTATACGATCGATCAGCTGGAGATGCATATGCGGCAGAACGGAATTACAAGTGTAGACGATCTGGAGACAGCAACGGTGGAGCCCAATGGTCAACTAGGTTACGTACTGAAACGACATGCTCGTCCCGTGACGATTGGAGATCTGGAAGAGATACTACAAAACTATACGATTACAGGTAGTAGTCCAACAACAGGAGATCAGCCGCAACAACACAACAGCAGCAAGTCTTCAACGCCTAACGATAACTCCACAGATATTTTCCAAGAAGTCAGCAAAGGTGCTCATGCTCATCCCGTTGATCCTAAGCTTCAATAG